Proteins encoded by one window of Luteimonas yindakuii:
- a CDS encoding phytase translates to MTLPRLFVLVALLPLASACTGPHHGARGSTHPAPVVKPGHVVVAEAFITEGRRDDELDSLAAWVDGEGRTQVIATAKSTHRLVVFDGDSGARLGESGHRGRGAGQFERPNGIAVFADLVLVTERDAPRVQVLRLPGFAHLGSFGEQELRSPYGIWVHETAPGVLDAFVTDSFMYGVDHRELPPASELDQRVRRYRIGFDDTGMQATHLGAFGATRGRGVLHMVESIAGDPAHGRLLIADEDTRQASTLHEYAFNGRYTGRSLPAGTFTGEAEGVALWDCGLDAGYWLAVDQTLPQTAFHLFDRATLAPRGSFRGGITANTDGIALHAAATPRFPAGVLYAVHDDRALAAFDLAEVIRALDLDPACAH, encoded by the coding sequence ATGACGTTGCCACGCCTGTTCGTTCTAGTCGCCCTGTTGCCTCTGGCCAGCGCCTGCACCGGTCCACATCACGGCGCCCGCGGTTCCACGCATCCCGCACCGGTTGTCAAACCCGGGCACGTGGTGGTGGCGGAAGCCTTCATCACCGAGGGCCGTCGCGACGACGAACTGGACTCGCTGGCTGCCTGGGTGGATGGCGAAGGCCGCACGCAGGTCATCGCCACGGCGAAATCGACGCACCGGCTGGTGGTGTTCGATGGCGACAGCGGCGCGCGGCTGGGCGAAAGCGGCCACCGCGGCCGTGGGGCTGGCCAGTTCGAACGCCCGAATGGCATTGCGGTGTTCGCCGATCTGGTGCTCGTGACCGAACGCGATGCACCGCGCGTGCAGGTGCTGCGCCTGCCCGGGTTCGCCCACCTCGGCAGCTTCGGCGAGCAGGAGCTGCGCAGCCCGTACGGCATCTGGGTACATGAAACCGCGCCGGGCGTGCTGGACGCATTCGTCACCGACAGTTTCATGTATGGCGTAGACCACCGCGAGCTGCCGCCGGCGTCGGAACTCGACCAGCGCGTGCGCCGCTACCGCATCGGGTTCGACGACACGGGGATGCAGGCCACCCACCTGGGCGCGTTCGGTGCCACCCGCGGCCGTGGCGTACTGCACATGGTGGAGTCGATCGCCGGCGATCCCGCGCACGGGCGGCTGTTGATCGCCGACGAGGACACCCGCCAGGCCTCGACCCTGCACGAATACGCTTTCAATGGACGCTACACCGGCCGCAGCCTGCCCGCCGGGACCTTTACCGGTGAGGCGGAGGGTGTCGCGCTGTGGGATTGCGGCCTCGATGCCGGCTACTGGCTGGCGGTGGACCAGACCCTGCCGCAGACCGCCTTCCACCTGTTCGACCGTGCAACGCTGGCGCCGCGCGGCAGTTTCCGCGGCGGGATCACCGCCAATACCGACGGTATCGCCCTGCACGCCGCCGCCACGCCGCGCTTCCCCGCCGGCGTGCTGTACGCCGTGCACGACGATCGCGCGCTGGCCGCGTTCGACCTGGCGGAAGTGATCCGTGCGCTCGACCTCGATCCCGCCTGCGCGCACTAG
- a CDS encoding ligand-binding sensor domain-containing diguanylate cyclase has translation MSLRALAALLLLCWLLPLPARALDPDKVFHHYVRNTWSVQEGLPQISAVSIAQTSGGYLWVATQAGVTRFDGVGFTAHSPDTDPALPHPIATALALDASDALWVGTRGGMAVRRDGGFHAVPWAGAGPAPNIVSLLVADGVVWAASAAGVARVEDGELRPLPGIGATNALLQVDGVLWAGGLDGVRRWDGQHWTRTAWPGNEAPLVYGLLQVGDEVWAATARGIWVHDAAGWRTLAGADALPLLFLYRDGDGNVWGGGDLGLVRVRPDRSVETVPGTRDNGLFNLFGAFEDREGNLWLGSLSNGLTRLWDGWTRRYSTTEGLPDATVWALQPDPAGDGIWVGTNNGMARLHADGRFRLAATDNPDATRAVRTLFVEPGRVWMGLRDGLVMHEPGRGTTTPPWAEGIHAAVMGIVRDRDGSLWVSTREDLLRWTGETLEHVDASRGLVGPVAEFQITPRGRRLALTPHTLLEFDGHGFVPAPEARGLPQGVRLHGATELADGRLLLAGEGSVLLFQAAGRWHRLDTDSGLPRGTAFHVIEHAGFLWVSSMHGVYRLPIADLAAWGQGRIARVGAQMLVNERGMRNGGQQGLCCNGAGRSDGFISGDTVWLPTRDGVLALDTTAITRNPVTPAVHVRQLQAGGQPRAPGADGITTLAAHERDLTLAFDVLSFQDPRSNGAHYRLVGYDQDWQVAGPMQRDVRYTNLPPGDYTFEVTGSNNADAWSPAPARLEFVIRPHFHETLGFRLLLLALALLLVYAGYRYQRYRYRIRQARLSTLVAERTAALAESNRQLEQASLTDPLTGLRNRRYLARQVPADLDYYGRHAEAPMAGRVVVFALLDLDFFKQVNDRHGHAAGDRVLVETARRLQALVRGGDYVVRWGGEEFLLVFRPMGPEQALQLGGRLCHAVSDDAFDIGDGHAIALTASVGLSAYPAFRDAGGEPLGWEAMVELADQALYHVKRNGRNGAAMLHPTATTRSGTLLADLQHGVDALLRRGELTVTHIGCGEGGDAV, from the coding sequence ATGTCACTGCGCGCACTGGCGGCCCTGTTGCTGTTGTGCTGGCTGTTGCCGCTGCCCGCGCGGGCACTCGATCCCGACAAGGTCTTCCACCATTACGTGCGCAACACCTGGTCGGTGCAGGAGGGCCTGCCGCAGATCAGCGCGGTGTCGATCGCGCAGACGTCCGGCGGCTACCTCTGGGTGGCCACCCAGGCCGGCGTGACGCGCTTCGACGGAGTGGGCTTCACCGCGCACTCGCCGGACACCGATCCCGCCCTGCCCCACCCGATCGCCACCGCCCTGGCGCTCGACGCCAGCGACGCACTCTGGGTGGGCACCCGCGGCGGCATGGCGGTGCGCCGCGATGGCGGCTTCCACGCGGTGCCGTGGGCAGGTGCAGGGCCGGCGCCCAACATCGTCAGCCTGCTGGTCGCCGATGGCGTGGTCTGGGCGGCAAGTGCCGCGGGCGTGGCGCGGGTGGAGGACGGCGAGCTGCGTCCACTCCCCGGTATCGGCGCCACCAACGCGCTGCTGCAGGTCGACGGCGTGCTGTGGGCCGGCGGCCTTGACGGCGTGCGCCGCTGGGACGGCCAGCACTGGACACGGACCGCCTGGCCGGGCAACGAAGCACCGCTGGTCTACGGCCTGCTGCAGGTGGGCGACGAGGTCTGGGCCGCCACCGCGCGCGGCATCTGGGTGCATGACGCTGCTGGCTGGCGGACCCTCGCCGGTGCCGATGCGTTGCCGCTGCTGTTCCTTTACCGCGACGGCGACGGCAACGTCTGGGGCGGTGGTGACCTCGGCCTGGTGCGGGTACGCCCGGATCGCAGCGTGGAAACGGTGCCCGGCACCCGCGACAACGGTCTGTTCAACCTGTTCGGCGCCTTCGAGGATCGCGAGGGCAACCTGTGGCTGGGCAGCCTGTCCAACGGCCTGACGCGGCTCTGGGACGGCTGGACCCGCCGGTACAGCACCACGGAAGGCCTGCCCGACGCCACCGTGTGGGCATTGCAACCCGACCCGGCCGGGGACGGCATCTGGGTGGGCACCAACAACGGCATGGCGCGGCTGCACGCCGACGGCAGGTTCCGGCTTGCCGCGACCGACAACCCCGACGCCACGCGTGCCGTGCGCACGCTGTTCGTCGAGCCCGGCCGGGTCTGGATGGGCCTGCGCGACGGCCTGGTCATGCACGAGCCCGGCCGCGGCACCACCACGCCGCCCTGGGCCGAAGGCATCCACGCCGCGGTGATGGGCATCGTCCGCGATCGCGATGGCAGCCTCTGGGTCAGCACGCGCGAAGACCTGCTGCGCTGGACGGGCGAAACGCTGGAACATGTCGACGCCAGCCGTGGGCTCGTCGGCCCGGTGGCCGAATTCCAGATCACGCCGCGTGGCCGCCGCCTCGCGCTGACCCCGCACACCCTGCTCGAGTTCGACGGCCATGGGTTCGTACCCGCGCCGGAAGCCCGGGGCCTGCCGCAAGGCGTGCGCCTGCATGGCGCCACCGAACTCGCGGACGGGCGCCTGCTGCTGGCCGGCGAGGGATCCGTGCTGCTGTTCCAGGCCGCGGGCCGCTGGCACCGGCTGGACACCGACAGCGGCCTGCCACGCGGCACCGCCTTCCACGTGATCGAGCACGCCGGCTTCCTGTGGGTCTCGAGCATGCACGGCGTCTACCGCCTGCCGATCGCGGACCTCGCGGCATGGGGGCAGGGCCGCATCGCCCGGGTCGGCGCGCAGATGCTGGTGAACGAACGCGGCATGCGCAACGGCGGCCAGCAGGGCCTGTGCTGCAACGGCGCCGGTCGCTCCGACGGCTTCATTTCCGGCGACACCGTGTGGCTGCCCACGCGCGATGGCGTGCTGGCGCTCGACACCACGGCCATCACCCGCAACCCGGTGACGCCGGCGGTGCATGTGCGTCAGCTGCAGGCCGGTGGCCAGCCGCGCGCTCCCGGCGCCGATGGCATCACCACGCTGGCCGCGCACGAGCGCGACCTCACCCTGGCCTTCGACGTGTTGAGCTTCCAGGATCCACGCAGCAACGGCGCGCACTACCGGCTGGTCGGCTACGACCAGGACTGGCAGGTGGCGGGCCCGATGCAGCGCGACGTCCGCTACACCAACCTGCCGCCGGGCGACTACACGTTCGAGGTGACGGGCAGCAACAATGCCGACGCCTGGAGCCCGGCGCCGGCGCGGCTGGAATTCGTGATCCGGCCGCATTTCCACGAGACCCTTGGCTTCCGCCTGCTGCTGCTCGCACTCGCGCTGCTGCTGGTCTACGCGGGCTATCGCTACCAGCGCTATCGCTATCGCATCCGCCAGGCCAGGCTGAGCACGCTGGTCGCCGAGCGCACTGCCGCGCTCGCCGAGTCCAACCGCCAGCTCGAGCAGGCCAGCCTCACCGATCCGCTGACCGGCCTGCGCAACCGTCGCTACCTTGCCCGCCAGGTGCCCGCCGACCTCGACTATTACGGCCGCCACGCCGAGGCCCCGATGGCCGGTCGCGTGGTGGTGTTCGCGCTGCTCGATCTCGACTTCTTCAAGCAGGTCAACGACCGCCACGGCCACGCCGCCGGCGATCGCGTGCTGGTGGAAACCGCCCGCCGCCTGCAGGCGCTGGTCCGCGGTGGCGACTACGTGGTGCGCTGGGGCGGTGAGGAATTCCTGCTGGTGTTCCGGCCGATGGGGCCGGAACAGGCGCTGCAGCTGGGCGGGCGCCTGTGCCACGCGGTGTCGGATGACGCGTTCGACATCGGCGACGGTCACGCGATCGCGCTCACCGCGTCGGTCGGGCTGTCCGCCTATCCGGCCTTCCGCGACGCCGGTGGCGAACCGCTGGGCTGGGAGGCCATGGTCGAACTTGCCGACCAGGCGCTCTACCACGTCAAGCGCAATGGCCGGAACGGCGCGGCGATGCTCCATCCGACCGCGACCACGCGCAGCGGGACGCTGCTTGCGGACCTGCAGCACGGTGTCGATGCGCTCTTGCGCCGCGGCGAGCTCACGGTCACCCATATCGGCTGTGGCGAAGGTGGCGACGCCGTCTGA
- a CDS encoding L-serine ammonia-lyase: protein MAVSTFDLYKIGIGPSSSHTVGPMRAAARFVEKWLVEPGRLAQVARVRAEVFGSLALTGRGHGTDKAVLMGLEGHWPDRIDPDVIPAALERIRGEHRIQLHGVHAIEFEEKRDLVMNKRQKLPFHTNGMRFSAFDAADQLIATRDYYSVGGGFVVNQDEAAEDRIVADETAVPHPFSSGDELLARSRETGLSIAQLMMENELCWRSRDEIEGNLRSLWQAMQDCVARGIRQDGVLPGGLHVSRRAPALYRELSSQPEAAMRDPLTTLDWVNLYALAVNEENAAGGRVVTAPTNGAAGIIPAVLHYYDRFCPNANEQGVFDFLLTAAAIGILYKENASISGAEVGCQGEVGVACSMAAAGLAAALGASSSQIENAAEIGMEHNLGLTCDPIGGLVQIPCIERNAMGAVKAINAVRMAKRGDGKHKVSLDKVIKTMRDTGRDMHDKYKETSRGGLAVNVIEC, encoded by the coding sequence ATGGCCGTCAGCACGTTCGACCTCTACAAGATCGGCATCGGGCCGAGTTCCTCGCACACCGTGGGGCCGATGCGCGCCGCCGCCCGCTTCGTCGAGAAGTGGCTGGTGGAGCCCGGGCGCCTCGCCCAGGTGGCGCGCGTGCGCGCGGAAGTGTTCGGCTCGCTGGCGCTGACCGGCCGCGGCCACGGCACCGACAAGGCGGTGCTGATGGGCCTGGAAGGCCACTGGCCCGACCGCATCGATCCCGACGTCATCCCGGCGGCGCTGGAGCGCATCCGCGGCGAACACCGCATCCAGCTGCACGGCGTGCACGCCATCGAATTCGAGGAAAAGCGCGACCTGGTGATGAACAAGCGGCAGAAGCTGCCGTTCCACACCAACGGCATGCGCTTCTCCGCGTTCGACGCCGCCGACCAGCTGATCGCCACCCGCGACTACTACTCGGTGGGCGGAGGCTTCGTGGTCAACCAGGACGAGGCCGCCGAAGACCGCATCGTTGCCGACGAGACCGCGGTCCCGCACCCGTTCTCCAGCGGCGACGAACTGCTGGCGCGCAGCCGCGAGACCGGGCTGTCGATCGCGCAGCTGATGATGGAAAACGAGCTGTGCTGGCGCAGCCGCGACGAGATCGAGGGCAACCTCCGCTCGCTGTGGCAGGCGATGCAGGACTGCGTCGCGCGCGGCATCCGCCAGGACGGCGTGTTGCCTGGCGGGCTGCACGTGTCGAGGCGCGCGCCGGCGCTGTATCGCGAACTGTCCAGCCAGCCTGAAGCGGCGATGCGCGATCCGCTCACCACGCTGGACTGGGTGAACCTCTACGCGCTGGCGGTGAACGAGGAAAACGCCGCCGGTGGCCGCGTGGTGACGGCGCCCACCAACGGCGCCGCCGGCATCATCCCCGCCGTCCTGCACTACTACGACCGCTTCTGCCCCAACGCCAACGAGCAGGGCGTGTTCGACTTCCTGCTCACCGCGGCGGCGATCGGCATCCTCTACAAGGAGAACGCCTCGATCTCCGGTGCCGAGGTCGGCTGCCAGGGCGAGGTCGGCGTGGCCTGCTCGATGGCCGCTGCAGGCCTCGCGGCCGCACTCGGCGCGAGCTCCAGCCAGATCGAGAACGCCGCCGAGATCGGCATGGAACACAACCTCGGGCTCACCTGCGACCCGATCGGCGGGCTGGTGCAGATCCCCTGCATCGAGCGCAACGCGATGGGTGCGGTCAAGGCGATCAATGCCGTACGCATGGCCAAGCGCGGCGACGGCAAGCACAAGGTCAGCCTCGACAAGGTGATCAAGACCATGCGCGACACCGGCCGGGACATGCACGACAAGTACAAGGAAACCTCGCGCGGCGGCCTCGCGGTCAACGTCATCGAGTGCTGA
- a CDS encoding glutaredoxin family protein: MSQPPPALQLFQRDHCPLCDQALDVLAQARVPDFETVWIDDDAALEARYGARVPVLRGADGRELDWPFDLQALRNFAGLTSPAD, from the coding sequence ATGTCCCAGCCACCGCCCGCGCTGCAGCTGTTCCAGCGCGACCACTGTCCGTTGTGTGACCAGGCGCTCGATGTGCTGGCGCAGGCCCGCGTGCCGGACTTCGAGACCGTGTGGATCGACGACGACGCGGCGCTGGAGGCCCGCTACGGCGCGCGCGTGCCGGTCCTGCGTGGCGCGGACGGGCGCGAACTGGATTGGCCGTTCGACCTGCAGGCGTTGCGGAACTTCGCCGGGCTCACGTCGCCGGCGGACTGA
- a CDS encoding YceI family protein, with protein sequence MHILPRLALSTCLLVLLQAVPAMAAERFALDPVHTRVMVAIDHAGYSRAIGTVSGSTGVLEFDPADWRQARLEARVPLQRLDFGDAAWNRAVAAANLLDADRAPEAVFVSTHVEPVSDDEAIVHGQLTLRGVSRPLALQVRMNALKRTPLPPFRRTAGFSATGTLSRSDFGIDAWPSMIGDAVELRIEAEAFASRTARFADEMAPRTAPAASTPGVEPAPAR encoded by the coding sequence ATGCACATCCTTCCGCGACTGGCGCTGTCCACCTGCCTGCTGGTGCTGCTGCAGGCCGTTCCGGCGATGGCGGCCGAGCGATTCGCCCTCGATCCGGTGCACACGCGGGTGATGGTGGCGATCGACCACGCCGGGTATTCCCGGGCGATCGGCACCGTCTCGGGCAGCACCGGGGTGCTCGAGTTCGATCCCGCCGACTGGCGTCAGGCGCGCCTGGAGGCGCGGGTGCCGCTGCAACGGCTGGATTTCGGCGACGCGGCCTGGAACCGGGCCGTGGCCGCGGCCAACCTGCTCGACGCCGACCGCGCCCCCGAGGCCGTGTTCGTCTCCACCCACGTGGAGCCGGTGTCCGACGACGAGGCGATCGTGCATGGCCAGCTGACCCTGCGCGGCGTGAGCCGCCCGCTGGCGCTGCAGGTGCGGATGAACGCCCTCAAGCGGACGCCGCTGCCGCCATTCCGGCGCACTGCCGGGTTCTCCGCCACCGGCACCCTCAGCCGCTCGGACTTCGGCATCGATGCCTGGCCATCGATGATCGGCGATGCGGTGGAATTGCGGATCGAGGCCGAGGCCTTCGCCTCGCGCACTGCGCGCTTTGCCGACGAGATGGCGCCGCGGACCGCGCCTGCAGCTTCCACGCCGGGGGTCGAACCCGCTCCAGCGCGCTGA